The Hydrogenobacter sp. T-2 region ATCCTGTTTATTATTTTCTGGCTTAGTATCTCCGTGGTTATAAGCTCTTTCGCCACATCACTTAGACGCTTACTACCTATATGCCTTTCCACATACTCCTCAAATTCCTGCGGGCTAACGGATATACCCATCCTTTTGGCTTCCATCTGTATTATTTTGCTTCTAACATACTCCACAAGAAACTCTTGAAGGTCTCTTTGTGTAGATCTTGCTATGGGTAAATGTAGTATTTCTCTCCAGTATGCATTGAAGGCTTGTTGGACCTCTGCGGAGGTTATTTGCTCCCTATCTATGCGTGCTACCACTTTGGCAGAGGCGATGTTAAGTATAAGGAGGATGAGAATCAATAGCTTCATGGGTATATTATAGCAGTATGCAGGCGGTTATAACTTTGGTTGTGCTAATTTCCTTTAGCCTATTAGGGCTTTATGCAAAGGAGCTCTTCTTACAACTAAAGCCAGCTATTCCCTATCTTCTCGCACTTATCATGCTAAGCATGGGTTTAACACTAAGAGGTGAGGAGTTCTACGAGGTGTTTAGAAAGCCGCTTGGAATAATATACGCTGGACTTTTACAGTTTACCATAATGCCTTTGCTGGGTTATGGTATAGCTCTTATGTTGAAAGTCAACGAATATATAATGTATGGTTCTGTTTTGGTCGGTTCTGCTCCCGGTGGCACCGCTTCTAATGTAATAACCTACCTCTCGGGTGGAAACCTTGCCTATTCTGTGAGCATGACAACCTTTTCTACTCTCATCTCTCCCATAATGACACCCCTTCTCACCTATACGCTTATAGGTAAGAGGGTTGACCTGCCATTAGCTTCTATGGTCTTAGACCTTCTCTTAATAGTCCTATTACCAGTTTTGGTAGGCATCCTTATAAGAAGGGTTTTTCCAAGGATTAGGCATCTTGAGACCCTACTACCATACCTTGCGGTCTTTTTTATAGGGGTTATAATCGCCACTGTTCTTGCCCTAAACTCAGAGAGGCTCAAGGAACTTTCCATGCAGGTTTTTATACTTGTTCTCCTTCACAACCTTTTGGGTTTTCTTCTTGGATACATTTTTGCAAAAATTGTAGGCTTTGACAGAACCTATGCCAAAACCCTTTCCATAGAGGTGGGAATGCAAAACTCTGGTTTGGCTACAGTCCTTGCCCTTAGATATTTTCCTCCAGAGTCTGCCCTTCCTGGTGCCCTCTTTAGCCTCATGCAAAACCTCAACGGACTAATTTTGTCTATCATATTCAGAAGGCTATGAAAAGGTTTTTGCCTCTCTTGCTTTTTATTTCTTCCTGTTCTGTGGTGGTGCAGGATAGGTCTACAGGAGCGGATGGTGAGTTAAGGGTTAACTGCCCTGAGGTATTGCGGACTGAAGGCTTTTACTGCACAGGAGATAGAGCATACAGCAATTTGGTTCAAAGTGGAAGCAGAGTAAGGGTAGTTAACACAGCCACTGGCAAAAGCATAACTATAGCGGTTTTCAGAAGAGAAGACATAAGAGGTATATGTGTTCCTGAGAGGTTCAGAAATATTCTTGGAAATGAACCCTTTCCAGCAAGGCTTGAAATTCAAAGATGTGGAGTGGATGACAGAAGAACATGCCCTGCAAGGATAAGAGGTCTTGCCAGTTATTACGCAGAACCTTACCATGGTAGAGAAACTCCCTATGGAATTAGGTATGACATGCATGGCTACTACTCCGCAAGCCCAGACTTGCCCTTGGGAAGCCTCCTTAAGGTAAAAAACCTCAAGAACGGTAGAGAGGTGGTCGTAAAGGTCATAGACAGAGGTCCACTAAAGCCCGGAAGAGTCCTTGACCTTTCTTATTCCGCCGCAAGGGATTTAGATATGCTCAGAGACGGAGTTGTAGAAGTTCAAGCCCTTGTGCTAAGATGTGGAGATTGAAGAGAAACGTCCTTTCCTTTTAGCCTCTTTCACTTCTTGCCCCTTCAGGCAGTGATAATAAACCTCAAGGCTTGCTAAGAATTTTGCTCGTGCTAATCTTACTCATATCCGCCTATAAGGTCTGGAGGCACTAACTTCTTGACAATTTTTTGTCATTAATATACAATATACTGTCAATGAACAGGGTCAAAGAACTGCGTCAAAGTCTTGGCTTGTCTCAGGAGGAGCTATCCAAGATAACAAACATTCCAAGGACTACCATAAGTGCCATAGAGTCTGGTAAGGCTACACCTTCTGTAGACTATGCTCTAAGGCTTGCCAAGGCTTTAAGATGCACTGTAGAGGAGCTTTTTGGAGAGGAAGAGTTTGTTCCCTTTTTGGGCTTTAAGGAAGGGCTTTTTGTTAGCTATCAAGTAGGTGAGAGGAGAGTTCTCTTTCCAATAAACCTGTCAGAGGCGGAAGACTGCCCAGAGGGCTATTTCAAAGAGGGCAAAGTGGAGTGGTTCAACAGACAAACTCTACCCACATACACCTTTGCGGGTTGCGACCCTTCCTTTAAACTCCTCTCAAAAGCCCTCAGAGAAGAGGGAATAAGGCTTTTAGTTATAAACCTTCCAAGTATGAAGGCTCTTGAGCTTCTCAAAGATGGTTTTGTTCATATGGCGGGGGTCCACATGGGAAGTTTTGAAGAGAACATAAGGCTGGCAAGAAGTTTTCTTGGCAAGAGATATAAGTCTGTAAAGCTCTTCTCTTGGGAAGAAGGT contains the following coding sequences:
- a CDS encoding septal ring lytic transglycosylase RlpA family protein, which produces MKRFLPLLLFISSCSVVVQDRSTGADGELRVNCPEVLRTEGFYCTGDRAYSNLVQSGSRVRVVNTATGKSITIAVFRREDIRGICVPERFRNILGNEPFPARLEIQRCGVDDRRTCPARIRGLASYYAEPYHGRETPYGIRYDMHGYYSASPDLPLGSLLKVKNLKNGREVVVKVIDRGPLKPGRVLDLSYSAARDLDMLRDGVVEVQALVLRCGD
- a CDS encoding substrate-binding domain-containing protein; the encoded protein is MNRVKELRQSLGLSQEELSKITNIPRTTISAIESGKATPSVDYALRLAKALRCTVEELFGEEEFVPFLGFKEGLFVSYQVGERRVLFPINLSEAEDCPEGYFKEGKVEWFNRQTLPTYTFAGCDPSFKLLSKALREEGIRLLVINLPSMKALELLKDGFVHMAGVHMGSFEENIRLARSFLGKRYKSVKLFSWEEGIAVREKYSLQELKGKLWLAREEGSGARKVFEELRKDMAIENFRVVSGGHEKIAFSLMEGFGDAGITTKAYALEYGLSFLGVKWEDYCLCYREDLEEDRNFLRVVDFLKSKRHTRLLSYLPGYEKKSLEEVLL
- a CDS encoding bile acid:sodium symporter family protein, which translates into the protein MQAVITLVVLISFSLLGLYAKELFLQLKPAIPYLLALIMLSMGLTLRGEEFYEVFRKPLGIIYAGLLQFTIMPLLGYGIALMLKVNEYIMYGSVLVGSAPGGTASNVITYLSGGNLAYSVSMTTFSTLISPIMTPLLTYTLIGKRVDLPLASMVLDLLLIVLLPVLVGILIRRVFPRIRHLETLLPYLAVFFIGVIIATVLALNSERLKELSMQVFILVLLHNLLGFLLGYIFAKIVGFDRTYAKTLSIEVGMQNSGLATVLALRYFPPESALPGALFSLMQNLNGLILSIIFRRL